AGTAGTTGCTGAATGGTCGCTGCGTAATGCTGTTATGCTCGCTAGTGTTAATAGAAAAAAGTCATTTATGTATTTAAAGCGAGGTCTTTGGCGTTTATGGGATATGCGGATATATAAAACGCTCTGGAAATACTTGGTAAGATGAAATATCGGTATTTTGTTGTGTTAACGAGCTTGATATTTGTATGCATATACGGATTGAATATAAGACCATTTTATACGCTTTATGCGTTGGTGTTTGCTTCCCTCGTATTTGCTTTTCTCAAGCATCGAGTCGTTCTGAAGGCGCTGAAAATTATAAAAATACCACTGATCCTTCTGGTTCTTACGTCTCTTTATGCGTTATTTGTCGACGTCGAGTATTTTAACTCCAACTCATATGCAGCTTTGTTTTTAAGAATTATAGTTGAGGCTATTCTGCCGTCACTGTTTATTGCGTATATGGCTAGGCACTGGAACATGTCGTTAATGGATGTGTTAAATAGCCTGGTTTTGTGTGGAGTTGTTCAGTTTCTAATTGCATTGTTAATGCTGAGCGATTTTAATGTAAAAATGTACCTGCTTCATGAGTTGCTAGGGATGTCTTACGACAAACTTGTGTTGGGGTCTCCGATTGCACTGTATCGTGGATTTGGTCTTTCTATAAATCACTTGTATGCATTTGCCTTTGTACAAGGGATATTGGCTGTCCTTTGTCTATTGCTTTTAATTCATTCGACAAAAATGGTTCATAAGGCCTGGTATGTTTTTGCGTTTGTGGGAAATCTAGCGTTGATTGTTTTGAACGCGAGAATTGGTTTTTTACCTTTAGGTGTTTTGGCGGCGATTTTGCCGGTAATTATTATTTTTAGATGGAGAATGATAAATAAAAAACTGCTGTTAACGGGTGTGTTTTTTATGTTTGTCGTTGCGCCGGCCATTGTTGGGGAGTCAGAAAATCAAACAGGGTTTTCAAAGGCCTTGAATAGGGCGCTGGAGGGCCTTGAGGATTCCACCAATGCTATCAGTTCGGGGGAGTCCACGGGGGCATATGCGATGCTGGCAAGGCATTTTCACTTTCCTGATGATGAAATGATATGGTTATTTGGGGAGGGGCATAGGCTCTATCCGGGATCAAAATACTATTCAGATGTAGGTTACGTAAGATTTACTTATTTCGGTGGAGTCTCTTTTTCATTTTTAGCGTACATGACGTTTGCAGTATTTTCTAGCATATTGTTAGTGCTAAGTATTCGTGGCAAGATTTCGATGCATGTTAGTCGAATTGAAGGGGGTATCATGCCATGGTTGATGGTCGTTTTTGTAGTTTCGCTATTTGTAGCGCATTTTAAAGGTGAAATATTTTTGCTCAACGATGCGACAAGGTTATTAGTATTTTTCGTAATGTTATTCGTATTTCGATTTTTAGCGGAATTTCCTCGCTCAAAATCCGCGATTCGGTTGCTACCGTATGAGGGCTCCTTCGTAGATGGTTCCAAGAAGTTGTTGAGAGTAGAAGTAAAAACGGAGGCGGTTTAAATGTTTCTTTCAGCAAGGCGCCATTTTGGTAATTTTTTAATTTTACTCATTCCTAGTTCCTGGTTTGGTCTAAAGCGGGTAGTCCTTAGGTTTATGAAGATCCAACTTGGTCGAGACGTCAAAGTGAATGTAGGTGTTCGTTTTTACGGGGACGGTCCCATAAGGATAGGCGATTATAGTTGGATTAGTCCTAATTGCATTTTTTACACCGCTGCCGGATGGGGTGTAGAAATTGGTGAAAATTGTGACATAGCACCGGAAGTATGTTTTGTGTGTGGAAGCCACGAAATCGCGTCGTCATCTAGGAGGGCAGGAAAAGGAAAGTCAGGACCTATCGTAGTGGGGAATGGTGTTTGGGTTTGCGCAAGATCAACTGTGTTAAGCGCAACGATTGAAGATGGTTCGGTAGTAGCGGCTTCATCCCTAGTTAATAAGGACGTCCAAAGAAATGCGTTGGTAGGCGGTGTGCCAGCGAGGGTAATACGTACCCTAGAATGAGTCCGCCAGAGAAACATAACAGTCATTATGGGCCTATATTGTAGAGAATTGTACCGAATTGATAGAAATTGCCAGGAGAGAGAATGGGTATTAAGCATGAGGTTCGAAAAATATTGTGGAAGCTAGGATATGATTTATCGCGATTTGAGCCTGGCGGAAATTCGTTGGCGCGAAGAAAAAAACTATTGGAAACATTTGGGATTGATGTTGTTTTCGATGTAGGGGCGAATCGGGGATTTTATGCGCGAGAGATGCGAACCGCGATAGGGTATTCAGGAAAAATTGTGTCGTTTGAGCCGCTTTCCGGAACTTTCTCTCAGCTACAAAAGACCTCAAGCAATGACAAGAATTGGATAGCGGTCAATTGTGCGCTAGGAGATAAAGCAGGGAAGGTGGAAATTAATGTTTCGGACAATACGTACAGCAGTTCATTGTTACCTATGATGAAGAATCATTTAGACTCTGCGCCGTATTCTAAGTATGTTAGGACCGAAACCGTTGAGGTTAAAACGATTGACGATATATTTGATGATTATTGTTCATCGGAAAATAATATATACCTAAAGATAGACTCACAAGGATACGAAGAAAAGATCCTCAAAGGCGCAAAAAATAGGCTTTCTCTTATTGATACAGTACAACTAGAAATGTCTTTGGTACCGTTGTATGAGGGAGAGCTTTTATTTGGGGAACTCCACAAATTGCTTACCGAAAAGGGGTATACCCTGGTTTCCTTTGAGGAGGGGTTTCATAATCCCAAAACCGGGCAGTTACTTCAAGTAGACGGCATATATCATAGATTTAGTGAGTAGTAGGGTGCATTTAGTGCTTTCACAAGACTAAGCGAAAGGTCGGATTATCTGTAGTAGACGGAGTGACTTACTAGCGTACGCTTGGGTTGATCTGTATAGCGTTATGTAAATATCGGATCGCTTGCTAAAAAGACAGAGAATAGGGTAAGAGAGAGCCGGAATGTAACGCATTAAAGTGTTGTAAAATTGAGTATAAGATTGTCGACGAAAAGCTGTATGTCTCATGACGAATGCAGAGAGTCAGCGAGAGGAATACTATGGGTTTGTGGTATGTTTGTGTTGCATTTGATCCGGATACAGTGGCTCGATATAGGGTTACATCAGCGGCGCCAGCGGCGTTTAACAAAGTACTGGGAGTAGCCAAGGCACTAAAGGAATCTGGATTAGATGTTACTATCGTAAGTTTGTCAATGGCCCGCACTCTTTCGGGTAAAGTCGTAGTACCTCACACGCGTAAATATAATTCTGTAGAAATTAAATATTGCTTTGCTATAAATCGTAGGATAGTAAAAAATATTGTAGCATCATT
This DNA window, taken from Gammaproteobacteria bacterium, encodes the following:
- a CDS encoding FkbM family methyltransferase; this translates as MGIKHEVRKILWKLGYDLSRFEPGGNSLARRKKLLETFGIDVVFDVGANRGFYAREMRTAIGYSGKIVSFEPLSGTFSQLQKTSSNDKNWIAVNCALGDKAGKVEINVSDNTYSSSLLPMMKNHLDSAPYSKYVRTETVEVKTIDDIFDDYCSSENNIYLKIDSQGYEEKILKGAKNRLSLIDTVQLEMSLVPLYEGELLFGELHKLLTEKGYTLVSFEEGFHNPKTGQLLQVDGIYHRFSE